A window from Pseudomonas sp. Tri1 encodes these proteins:
- a CDS encoding OprD family porin, with product MPNLARHAFAALPVSPLVQLLACLGLSLGSGALWAEGFIDDSHGTLTLRNYYMDRDYKDDGAKTAAREWAQGVILNMESGFTPGTLGFGLDARGLVGIKLDSSPDRSGTELLPVSSSDKRAADEYSRLALTGKLRFGQTTVKTGDVSIFLPFAFASPSRLLPQTFRGTTLSSKDIDGLTLNTGYIDRINRRDSTDYQPMSIASPNRRFNGAATSSHMAYVGGDYQVNKDLSLRAYHAEVADLYQQDTLALLHNLPLGDGVLTTDLRSFFSDEDGAAKAGKVDNRNVSALVGYRLGGHRVSLGYMHSSGDTATPYVSGTELMGLSEMTMSSDFLNAKERTWQVIHDYDFAAVGVPGLRTRLRYVRGDHIELAALNAEDRKEREFQMELGYVIQSGPLKNVGLLARKSIYRNDFPGTAAFRDENQTRFLVTYSVPIW from the coding sequence ATGCCAAACCTTGCCCGGCACGCCTTTGCGGCGCTCCCTGTTTCACCTCTCGTTCAACTGTTGGCCTGTCTCGGGCTGAGCCTGGGTTCCGGCGCTTTATGGGCAGAGGGGTTCATCGACGATAGCCACGGTACCCTGACCCTGCGCAATTACTACATGGATCGCGACTACAAGGACGATGGCGCCAAGACCGCGGCCCGGGAATGGGCCCAGGGGGTGATTCTGAACATGGAGTCTGGGTTTACGCCGGGCACGCTCGGGTTTGGCCTGGACGCCCGAGGGTTGGTGGGGATCAAGCTGGATTCGTCGCCGGATCGCAGTGGTACTGAATTGTTGCCGGTGTCCAGCAGCGACAAGCGTGCCGCCGATGAGTATTCGCGCCTGGCCTTGACCGGCAAGCTGCGTTTCGGCCAGACCACGGTGAAGACCGGCGACGTTTCGATCTTCCTGCCGTTCGCCTTTGCCAGCCCGTCACGATTGTTGCCGCAAACCTTTCGCGGCACGACACTGAGCTCCAAGGACATCGACGGATTGACGTTGAACACGGGGTACATCGACCGCATCAACCGTCGCGACTCCACCGACTACCAACCGATGAGCATCGCCTCGCCCAACCGTCGGTTCAACGGTGCAGCGACCTCTTCGCATATGGCGTATGTGGGGGGCGACTACCAGGTCAACAAAGACCTGAGCCTGCGGGCCTACCACGCTGAAGTGGCGGACTTGTACCAGCAGGACACCCTGGCGTTGCTGCACAACTTGCCCTTGGGCGACGGTGTGTTGACCACCGACCTGCGCAGCTTTTTCAGTGACGAGGACGGCGCTGCCAAGGCCGGCAAGGTGGATAACCGCAATGTTTCGGCGCTGGTCGGCTATCGTTTGGGTGGGCATCGCGTGAGCTTGGGCTACATGCATTCCAGCGGTGATACGGCCACCCCTTATGTGTCCGGCACCGAGTTGATGGGCTTGAGCGAAATGACCATGAGCTCGGATTTCCTCAATGCCAAGGAGCGCACCTGGCAGGTGATCCATGACTATGACTTCGCCGCAGTGGGTGTACCGGGGCTGAGGACTCGTCTGCGTTATGTGCGTGGCGATCACATTGAGCTGGCGGCGCTCAATGCCGAGGATCGCAAGGAGCGCGAGTTCCAGATGGAGCTGGGGTACGTGATCCAGAGTGGCCCGTTGAAAAATGTCGGGTTGCTGGCGCGCAAATCGATCTATCGCAATGACTTCCCAGGTACGGCGGCGTTTCGCGACGAGAACCAGACCCGGTTCCTGGTGACCTACAGCG
- the mhpT gene encoding 3-(3-hydroxy-phenyl)propionate transporter MhpT has translation MNRPARRATLTIALCFIVALIEGFDLQSAGTAAAGLRQTFALDPKMMGWVFSAGIIGLLPGAFFGGWIADRIGRKKILIAAVLLFGVFSLSTAYVEHFSSLLLVRFMTGLGLGAALPNLIALCAEAVGEQRRGTAISVMYAGVPLGGALAAVVAMLFGEHWQMTFFIGGLAPLLVVPLMLLWLPESSAFRQAQHVSAAARSSTGQALFGDGRGRTTLALWLSYFFTLTVMYMLLNWLPSLLLEQGFSKPQAGLVQMLFNIGGTLGSLLGGLLLDRCNGIKVVLFVYAGLLSALAGVGLSVGIVPMGIAGFAAGLFVMAAQLVLYALAPPSYPTAVRATGVGAAVAIGRLGSVAGPLAAGQILAAGAGTTGVLLATSPGLLIAAVAAISVMARAVVVGEAQGVR, from the coding sequence ATGAACCGTCCGGCGCGTCGTGCGACGCTGACCATCGCCTTGTGTTTTATCGTTGCGCTGATCGAGGGTTTCGACCTGCAATCGGCCGGCACTGCTGCCGCCGGTCTACGGCAGACGTTTGCCCTGGACCCGAAGATGATGGGTTGGGTATTCAGCGCCGGGATCATCGGGCTGCTGCCGGGTGCATTCTTTGGAGGCTGGATCGCTGATCGGATCGGCCGCAAGAAAATTCTCATCGCCGCCGTCCTGCTGTTCGGCGTGTTCTCCCTCAGCACCGCGTATGTCGAACACTTCTCCAGCCTGCTGCTGGTGCGCTTCATGACCGGCCTGGGCCTTGGTGCTGCCCTGCCCAACCTCATCGCCCTGTGTGCCGAAGCCGTGGGTGAGCAACGACGCGGCACGGCCATCAGCGTGATGTACGCGGGCGTCCCGTTGGGTGGTGCACTGGCGGCGGTGGTTGCCATGTTGTTTGGCGAGCACTGGCAAATGACTTTTTTCATCGGTGGGCTGGCACCGTTGCTGGTGGTGCCGCTGATGTTGCTCTGGCTCCCTGAATCCAGCGCCTTTCGCCAGGCTCAACATGTCAGCGCCGCGGCTCGCAGCTCAACCGGCCAGGCGCTGTTCGGCGATGGCCGGGGGCGTACCACCCTGGCGCTCTGGCTGAGCTACTTCTTTACCCTGACGGTGATGTACATGCTGCTCAACTGGCTGCCGTCGTTACTCCTCGAACAAGGCTTCAGCAAACCCCAGGCCGGTCTGGTGCAGATGCTGTTCAACATCGGCGGCACCCTGGGTTCGTTGCTCGGCGGCCTGTTACTGGACCGTTGCAATGGCATCAAGGTGGTGCTGTTCGTCTATGCCGGATTGCTCAGCGCCCTGGCCGGGGTCGGGCTGTCGGTCGGTATCGTGCCGATGGGCATCGCAGGGTTCGCTGCCGGGTTGTTTGTCATGGCCGCGCAACTGGTGCTCTACGCCTTGGCCCCGCCCTCCTATCCTACGGCTGTGCGGGCGACAGGGGTCGGTGCAGCCGTGGCCATCGGACGCCTGGGGTCGGTCGCCGGACCATTGGCCGCCGGCCAAATCCTGGCGGCCGGCGCGGGAACCACCGGTGTGCTGTTGGCGACGTCTCCAGGGCTGTTGATTGCTGCCGTGGCGGCGATCAGTGTGATGGCCCGTGCGGTGGTGGTGGGTGAAGCACAAGGGGTGCGCTAA
- a CDS encoding transporter: protein MLKPILRMAAAPILVALSPLVHAYDLPGLNLGSTSFYDGSPAPAGPGWYLEEYLTYSKANRFNDAHGNKLPLPKQTVEVFAPTTQIIYVGQPRANGAMPGFTLINTSLAHVDVDDGLNNAALSSREGFGDLIVGAFLQLPTLTRADGSPLLTQRVEVDVSMPVGAYNRNRSINPGSNFWSFNPYYAATYWFTPKWSASGRFMYLWNGKNDDPSASFGDVSDTQAGQALHANLTLQYALTDRLSAGLNGYWLKQFTDTQVDGHDVSGRREKVWAIGPGFNYVFRKEDVLSVNAYFEQDAENRTEGDKLVLNWLHRF, encoded by the coding sequence ATGCTCAAGCCTATCTTGCGGATGGCTGCTGCCCCGATTCTGGTTGCGCTGTCGCCCCTCGTTCATGCGTACGACCTGCCTGGCCTCAATCTGGGTAGCACCAGTTTCTACGACGGTTCCCCTGCGCCGGCCGGCCCCGGTTGGTATCTGGAGGAATACCTGACGTACTCCAAGGCCAATCGTTTCAACGATGCCCACGGCAATAAACTGCCGCTACCCAAGCAAACCGTGGAGGTCTTCGCGCCGACCACCCAGATCATCTACGTCGGCCAACCCCGCGCCAACGGCGCGATGCCAGGGTTTACCCTGATCAACACCTCCCTGGCCCATGTGGATGTGGACGATGGGTTGAACAATGCAGCCCTGAGTTCTCGGGAAGGGTTTGGCGACCTGATCGTCGGCGCCTTCCTGCAATTGCCCACACTGACCCGCGCCGATGGCAGCCCTTTGCTGACCCAGCGTGTCGAGGTGGACGTGTCGATGCCGGTCGGTGCCTACAACCGCAATCGCTCGATCAACCCGGGCAGTAACTTCTGGTCGTTCAATCCGTATTACGCCGCCACCTACTGGTTCACGCCCAAATGGTCGGCAAGCGGGCGCTTCATGTATTTGTGGAACGGCAAGAACGACGACCCTTCGGCCAGTTTTGGTGATGTCTCCGATACCCAGGCCGGTCAGGCCTTGCACGCCAACCTGACGTTGCAGTACGCCTTGACCGATCGACTGAGCGCCGGGCTCAACGGCTATTGGCTCAAGCAGTTCACTGACACCCAGGTCGATGGGCACGACGTCAGCGGGCGCCGGGAGAAGGTCTGGGCGATCGGGCCGGGGTTCAATTATGTCTTTCGCAAGGAGGACGTGCTGTCGGTCAATGCCTACTTCGAGCAGGATGCCGAGAACCGTACCGAGGGGGATAAGCTAGTGTTGAACTGGTTGCATAGATTCTAG
- a CDS encoding coniferyl-alcohol dehydrogenase yields the protein MNLHNKTLVVTGVASGIGAEVARLARFQGARVIGVDRHEPQLTVDGFFQADLGDPESTDALVRRLPQQIDGLCNIAGVPGTAPVQAVAKVNYLGLRHLTEALLPRIAPGGSIVNVASILGAQWPERLALHKALAATQSYGAGQQWLAANPVEQATCYQYFKEALIVWTYQKAQQWFAEHSVRVNCVAPGPVFTPILGDFVSMLGEERVAQDSHRMKRPALADEVAQVIAFLCSDAARWVNGVNLPVDGGLAATYI from the coding sequence ATGAACTTGCATAACAAAACCCTGGTGGTCACGGGTGTGGCGTCCGGCATCGGTGCGGAGGTGGCGCGCCTGGCGCGTTTCCAGGGCGCCCGTGTGATCGGCGTCGATCGTCATGAGCCACAACTGACCGTTGATGGCTTTTTCCAGGCCGACCTGGGCGATCCTGAAAGCACCGATGCCTTGGTGAGGCGTTTACCGCAGCAGATCGACGGGCTGTGCAACATCGCCGGTGTGCCGGGGACCGCGCCGGTACAGGCCGTGGCCAAGGTCAATTACCTGGGCCTGCGTCACCTCACCGAAGCCTTGCTGCCGCGCATCGCCCCGGGGGGCAGCATCGTCAACGTCGCCTCGATCCTGGGGGCGCAGTGGCCGGAGCGGCTGGCGTTGCACAAGGCTTTGGCTGCTACCCAGAGTTATGGGGCAGGGCAGCAGTGGCTCGCGGCTAACCCGGTGGAGCAGGCAACCTGTTACCAATACTTCAAGGAAGCACTGATCGTCTGGACTTACCAGAAGGCGCAACAGTGGTTTGCCGAGCATTCGGTGCGGGTCAATTGCGTGGCGCCGGGGCCGGTGTTCACCCCTATCCTCGGAGATTTCGTCAGCATGCTCGGCGAGGAACGCGTGGCACAGGACAGCCATCGCATGAAGCGTCCGGCCCTGGCCGATGAGGTGGCGCAGGTGATCGCTTTTCTCTGTTCAGACGCTGCGCGCTGGGTCAACGGGGTCAACCTGCCGGTGGATGGCGGGCTTGCGGCGACCTACATATAA
- a CDS encoding benzaldehyde dehydrogenase, with protein MSASKSHLLSQVIESECVFNGDWVPASGPLQPIIEPATGEVMMRSATADAADIAKACRDAALAQSAWAAMGPRQRAAIFRKAADVAEHAFEELALYVARETGAALFKGQHEVREAIVLLHQAAGLLSQAHGLVLPSEAGRLSYARRQPHGVVGVISPFNFPLVLSMRSVAPALAAGNAVVLKPDPQTPVSGGLLIARLFEVAGLPKGLLQVLPGAADAGEALCRDPNVRMIAFTGSTGAGRKVAEVAGRNLKKVALELGGKNPLIILEDADLDVAARNAAWGAWLHQGQICMATGLILAHESIAKALTHKLVEKARALSVGNAARGEAALGPLINQRQLQRVHAIVSDTLSAGARLETGGEYDRLFYQPTVLSGVKPGMRAFEEEVFGPVATVVSFATDEEAIELANRTEYGLSAAIISPSVGRAMAIGERLQCGMLHINDQTVADECVNPFGGRGASGNGGSVGGPADWDEYTQWQWVTVKNTAPIYPF; from the coding sequence ATGTCTGCATCCAAAAGCCACCTGTTGTCTCAGGTGATCGAATCCGAATGCGTATTCAACGGTGACTGGGTGCCTGCCTCGGGCCCACTGCAACCGATCATCGAACCGGCCACCGGCGAGGTGATGATGCGTAGCGCCACGGCCGACGCCGCCGACATCGCCAAGGCCTGCCGAGACGCCGCCCTGGCTCAATCGGCGTGGGCGGCGATGGGCCCGCGGCAACGCGCGGCGATCTTTCGCAAGGCCGCCGACGTGGCTGAGCATGCCTTCGAGGAACTGGCGCTGTATGTGGCCAGGGAAACCGGCGCCGCGTTGTTCAAGGGCCAGCATGAAGTGCGTGAGGCGATTGTGCTGTTGCATCAAGCCGCCGGGCTGCTGTCCCAAGCCCATGGGCTGGTGTTGCCCAGCGAGGCGGGGCGCCTGTCCTATGCCCGGCGCCAACCCCACGGCGTGGTCGGGGTGATTTCGCCGTTCAACTTTCCTCTGGTTCTGTCTATGCGTTCCGTAGCGCCGGCCCTGGCGGCGGGCAACGCGGTGGTGCTCAAGCCGGATCCGCAGACCCCGGTCAGCGGTGGTCTGCTCATCGCCCGACTGTTCGAGGTGGCAGGGCTGCCCAAGGGCTTGCTGCAAGTGTTGCCCGGCGCGGCGGATGCCGGCGAGGCGCTGTGCCGCGATCCTAACGTGCGGATGATCGCCTTCACCGGCTCCACCGGGGCTGGTCGCAAAGTCGCTGAGGTAGCCGGGCGCAACTTGAAGAAAGTCGCGCTGGAGCTGGGCGGCAAGAACCCGCTGATCATTCTCGAAGACGCCGACCTGGACGTCGCCGCCCGCAACGCGGCCTGGGGGGCCTGGCTGCATCAAGGGCAGATTTGCATGGCCACCGGCTTGATCCTGGCCCATGAGTCCATCGCCAAAGCCCTGACCCACAAGCTGGTGGAAAAGGCTCGCGCCTTGAGCGTCGGCAACGCTGCCCGGGGCGAAGCTGCCCTGGGGCCATTGATCAATCAGCGGCAGTTGCAGCGGGTGCATGCAATTGTCAGCGACACCTTGAGCGCCGGGGCGCGGCTGGAGACCGGCGGCGAATATGATCGGCTGTTTTATCAGCCGACCGTGCTCAGCGGCGTGAAGCCGGGCATGCGAGCCTTCGAAGAGGAGGTCTTCGGGCCCGTGGCGACGGTGGTCAGCTTCGCCACCGACGAAGAGGCCATCGAATTGGCCAACCGCACCGAGTACGGTTTGTCGGCGGCGATCATTTCACCGTCGGTGGGCCGGGCCATGGCCATTGGTGAACGACTCCAGTGCGGCATGCTGCATATCAATGACCAGACCGTTGCCGATGAGTGCGTCAACCCCTTCGGCGGGCGCGGTGCCTCGGGTAATGGCGGCAGCGTCGGCGGCCCGGCGGACTGGGATGAATACACGCAGTGGCAATGGGTGACGGTGAAAAACACCGCGCCGATCTATCCGTTCTGA
- a CDS encoding sigma-54-dependent Fis family transcriptional regulator has translation MNNPHCPLPDHRIATEHFHPRGDSNELTDSSSPTPAELTDCLFFSPDDGRIWLNDQRMLLLHSSSFGALRREIIERQGLEQARGMLTRTGYCSGARDARLIRERWPHADAAAVFRAGTHLHTLEGMTKVEPLHFKFDADSGFYEGEFLWHHSCEADEHVAAYGTGQDPVCWTELGYAIGFVSGLFGQLVIFREVECRGMGHERCRVIGKTAEQWGDIERDLSYLNASPATQASRSAPELHSAAGTAPLPDSEQPLIGASAAFNSATQALQRVALTPATVLVSGESGVGKELFARQLHQLSHRRDGPFIALNCAAIPDNLIEAELFGVERGAYTGATHSRPGRFERAHGGTLFLDEITCLSLAGQSKLLRALQEREIERVGGGHGIKVDVRVVAATNVDLRKTVADGEFRADLFYRLNVYPIALPPLRERRDDIPLLINAFLKRFCQEYGRTPMGLTMRALKVLLRYDFPGNVRELQNLIERGLIASEEGQAIDLTHLFRNEQLPVAAYSVDDNGGLSSIGRATTDALEKPALLQSLSQLDSDFSIDGLESRLINEALHLNNGNLAAAARSLGLSRAQFAYRLKKHQRGIPA, from the coding sequence ATGAATAATCCCCACTGTCCGTTGCCGGATCACCGGATTGCCACCGAGCATTTCCACCCACGGGGCGACAGCAACGAACTGACCGACAGCAGTTCGCCGACGCCGGCCGAACTGACCGATTGCCTGTTTTTTTCCCCTGACGATGGGCGTATCTGGCTCAACGACCAGCGTATGTTGCTGCTGCACAGCTCATCCTTCGGGGCGTTACGCCGGGAGATCATCGAGCGCCAGGGGCTGGAACAGGCCCGTGGCATGCTCACCCGCACCGGCTATTGCTCCGGGGCCCGGGATGCCCGGCTGATTCGCGAACGCTGGCCCCACGCCGATGCCGCCGCGGTATTTCGCGCCGGCACGCATTTGCACACCCTGGAAGGCATGACCAAGGTCGAGCCGTTGCATTTCAAGTTCGATGCCGATTCGGGATTCTATGAAGGCGAGTTTCTCTGGCACCACTCCTGTGAGGCCGACGAGCATGTTGCGGCCTACGGTACCGGGCAGGACCCGGTGTGCTGGACCGAGCTGGGCTACGCCATCGGTTTCGTCAGCGGGCTGTTCGGGCAATTGGTGATTTTCCGCGAAGTGGAATGCCGAGGCATGGGCCATGAGCGCTGCCGAGTCATCGGCAAGACCGCTGAGCAATGGGGTGACATCGAGCGGGACCTGAGTTATCTCAACGCCTCGCCCGCAACGCAGGCCAGCCGCAGCGCGCCGGAGCTTCACAGTGCAGCCGGAACCGCGCCGCTGCCGGACAGCGAGCAACCCCTGATCGGCGCCAGTGCCGCCTTCAATTCAGCGACCCAGGCCCTGCAGCGCGTGGCCTTGACGCCTGCCACCGTGTTGGTCAGCGGCGAATCCGGGGTAGGCAAGGAACTGTTCGCCCGCCAGTTACACCAATTGAGTCACCGCCGCGATGGGCCATTCATTGCCCTCAACTGCGCGGCCATACCGGATAACCTGATCGAAGCCGAGCTGTTCGGCGTCGAGCGCGGCGCCTACACCGGAGCCACTCACTCGCGCCCCGGACGTTTCGAACGGGCCCATGGCGGCACGCTGTTTCTCGACGAAATCACCTGCCTGAGCCTGGCCGGGCAAAGCAAGCTGCTGCGCGCCTTGCAGGAGCGCGAGATTGAGCGGGTCGGTGGTGGTCACGGCATCAAGGTCGATGTCCGGGTGGTGGCGGCGACCAACGTCGACCTGCGTAAAACCGTGGCGGACGGCGAGTTTCGTGCGGACTTGTTCTACCGGCTCAATGTCTACCCCATTGCCCTGCCCCCCTTGCGAGAGCGCCGCGATGACATACCGCTGCTGATCAACGCCTTCCTCAAACGCTTTTGCCAGGAGTACGGCCGCACGCCCATGGGCCTGACCATGCGCGCCCTCAAGGTCCTGCTGCGCTACGACTTCCCGGGCAACGTGCGAGAGTTGCAGAACCTCATCGAGCGCGGCCTGATTGCCAGCGAAGAAGGCCAGGCAATCGACCTGACGCATCTGTTTCGCAATGAGCAATTGCCGGTGGCGGCCTATTCCGTGGACGACAACGGCGGCCTCTCGTCGATAGGCCGCGCCACGACCGATGCCCTGGAAAAACCGGCCTTGCTCCAATCCCTCAGCCAACTGGACTCGGACTTCTCCATTGATGGCCTTGAATCCCGGCTGATCAACGAGGCGTTGCACTTGAACAACGGCAACCTGGCGGCGGCGGCAAGATCATTGGGATTGAGCCGGGCCCAGTTCGCCTACCGGCTGAAGAAACATCAACGAGGGATCCCAGCCTGA
- a CDS encoding helix-turn-helix domain-containing protein, with product MPDHRTPLFEQRPAELEVILPEPEHSFRWYEHDYPYPMARWNHHPEFEIHLIRHGSGKLLAGDYIGPFGPGHVAMIGPDLPHDWMGDLAPGEHLAGRDVVLQFDGATLLTLRRTLPELGDLQTLFERARRGLAFSGDTAVHAASLLEAIGPAQGLGRLALFLQLLETLSKAPEAQALCLASPCYAPTLDARSSERIHRAFEYLQAELTGDLRLSVIARQLDMSEPGFSRFFKRITGHGFIDLMRKLRVQRACRLLLQSEMPVTDICFEVGYNNLSNFNRHFRIEMNQTPSEYRRGVEAN from the coding sequence ATGCCTGATCACAGAACGCCTTTGTTCGAACAGCGACCGGCCGAACTTGAGGTCATCCTGCCCGAACCCGAGCACAGTTTTCGCTGGTACGAGCACGACTATCCCTATCCGATGGCGCGCTGGAACCATCACCCCGAATTTGAAATCCACCTTATCCGCCACGGTAGCGGCAAGTTGCTGGCGGGCGACTATATTGGCCCGTTTGGCCCCGGCCATGTGGCGATGATCGGTCCGGACCTGCCCCACGACTGGATGGGCGACCTGGCGCCGGGCGAGCACCTGGCCGGGCGCGATGTGGTGTTGCAGTTCGACGGCGCCACCTTGCTGACCCTGCGCCGGACCTTGCCGGAACTAGGGGATTTACAGACGTTGTTCGAGCGGGCTCGGCGAGGCCTGGCCTTCAGCGGCGACACCGCCGTTCACGCCGCGAGCCTGCTCGAGGCCATCGGTCCGGCGCAGGGACTGGGGCGGCTGGCGCTGTTCCTGCAACTGCTTGAAACCCTCAGTAAAGCCCCCGAAGCGCAGGCCTTGTGCCTGGCGAGCCCCTGCTACGCACCAACCCTGGATGCCCGCAGTTCCGAACGTATTCATAGAGCTTTCGAGTACCTGCAAGCCGAACTCACCGGCGACCTGCGCCTGTCGGTGATCGCCCGGCAGTTGGACATGAGCGAACCCGGCTTCTCGCGCTTTTTCAAACGCATCACCGGGCACGGCTTCATTGACCTGATGCGCAAGCTGCGGGTCCAGCGAGCCTGCCGTTTGCTGTTGCAGAGCGAAATGCCGGTGACCGACATCTGCTTTGAAGTGGGGTACAACAATTTGTCCAACTTCAACCGGCATTTCCGCATCGAGATGAACCAGACGCCCAGCGAGTATCGGCGGGGCGTGGAGGCAAACTGA
- a CDS encoding L-iditol 2-dehydrogenase, translating to MKRLEGKSALITGAARGIGKTFAQAYINEGATVAIADIDLQRAQVTAAELGDSAYAVKMDVIDQASIDQAIEAVVARVGKLDILINNAALFDLAPIVEITRQSYERLFSINVAGTLFTLQAAARQMIRQGHGGKIINMASQAGRRGEALVGVYCASKAAVISLTQSAGLDLIKHRINVNAIAPGVVDGEHWDGVDALFARHENLPRGEKKRQVGQQVPFGRMGTADDLTGMAIFLASAESEYVVAQTYNVDGGNWMS from the coding sequence ATGAAACGACTGGAAGGAAAAAGTGCCCTGATAACCGGCGCAGCCCGAGGTATCGGCAAGACGTTTGCCCAGGCCTATATCAATGAAGGCGCCACGGTGGCGATTGCCGATATCGATCTTCAGCGGGCCCAGGTCACCGCCGCCGAATTGGGCGACAGCGCCTACGCGGTGAAAATGGACGTGATCGACCAGGCGTCCATCGACCAGGCCATCGAGGCAGTCGTGGCCCGGGTGGGCAAGCTGGATATCCTGATCAATAACGCGGCGCTGTTCGACCTGGCGCCGATCGTGGAAATCACCCGCCAGAGCTACGAACGACTGTTCTCCATCAACGTCGCCGGCACGCTGTTTACGCTGCAGGCGGCGGCCCGGCAGATGATCCGCCAGGGTCACGGCGGCAAAATCATCAACATGGCGAGCCAGGCCGGTCGGCGTGGCGAGGCGCTGGTCGGCGTCTATTGCGCCAGCAAGGCCGCGGTGATCAGCCTGACCCAATCTGCCGGGCTGGATTTGATCAAGCATCGGATCAACGTCAACGCCATCGCCCCCGGCGTGGTGGATGGCGAGCATTGGGATGGCGTGGATGCGCTGTTTGCCCGCCATGAAAACCTACCGCGCGGAGAAAAGAAGCGCCAGGTCGGTCAGCAAGTGCCTTTTGGCCGGATGGGCACTGCGGATGACCTCACAGGCATGGCGATTTTCCTTGCCTCGGCAGAGAGTGAATACGTGGTGGCGCAGACTTATAACGTCGATGGAGGGAACTGGATGAGCTGA
- a CDS encoding CAP domain-containing protein: MRAISSAMRLVVLSLGLAFAASAAATEETQLVETINLYRSQSQSCAGQASLELPPLAMDSRLILSANGIGDLQQALARTAYPMVNVQAISLSGPRDAQAAMKAVQESFCQVVLDPQFVDIGVSRLDREWRIVLARPLLSARLGDWQAEGQKLLKLINSARAQPRRCGTETFAATTPLSWNATLALAAVTHTRAMANSNFFDHKDRDGRMPGDRAELAGYLGQLIGENIAAGQDTALKVVDGWLASPGHCANLMNPQFRELGAGYATDPKSDAGIYWTAMFGTQ, from the coding sequence ATGCGTGCCATTTCATCCGCCATGCGTCTTGTCGTGCTGTCGCTGGGCCTGGCCTTCGCCGCCAGCGCCGCGGCCACCGAAGAGACGCAACTGGTCGAGACCATCAATCTGTACCGTAGCCAGTCCCAAAGTTGCGCGGGCCAGGCCTCTCTGGAGTTGCCGCCGCTGGCGATGGACTCTCGGCTGATCCTGTCCGCCAATGGCATCGGCGACCTGCAGCAGGCGCTGGCGCGCACGGCCTATCCGATGGTCAACGTGCAGGCCATCAGCCTGTCCGGGCCACGCGATGCGCAAGCTGCGATGAAGGCCGTGCAGGAAAGTTTCTGCCAGGTTGTCCTGGACCCGCAGTTCGTCGACATCGGCGTCAGCCGCCTGGATCGCGAATGGCGCATCGTGCTTGCGCGCCCACTGCTGTCGGCACGCCTGGGGGACTGGCAAGCCGAAGGCCAGAAACTGCTGAAGTTGATCAACAGCGCCCGTGCGCAACCCCGCCGCTGCGGTACTGAAACATTCGCGGCCACAACCCCACTGAGCTGGAACGCCACCCTGGCCCTGGCCGCCGTGACTCATACCCGGGCCATGGCCAACAGCAATTTCTTCGACCACAAGGACCGCGACGGCCGCATGCCGGGTGATCGTGCCGAACTGGCAGGCTATCTCGGCCAGTTGATCGGTGAGAACATCGCCGCCGGGCAAGACACAGCCCTGAAGGTGGTGGACGGCTGGCTGGCAAGCCCCGGGCATTGCGCCAACCTGATGAACCCGCAGTTCCGCGAACTGGGTGCCGGCTACGCGACCGATCCGAAAAGCGATGCGGGGATCTATTGGACGGCGATGTTTGGCACCCAATAG